The Candidatus Poribacteria bacterium genome contains a region encoding:
- a CDS encoding MFS transporter, which produces MDIKNKATRINLFSLKTIQMRTFHTTWFAFFLAFFGWFGIAPLMAIVREDLMLTKTQIGNTIIASVAITVLVRVLIGPLCDKIGSRKAYTWLLILGSLPVMGIGLAQNYESFLLFRLAIGAIGASFVITQYHTSVMFAPNVIGTANATTAGWGNLGGGVTQMVMPLIFTAILSFGVSEFLGWRLAMIVPGIALFITGFAYYFLTQDAPDGNYKELRERGELEPSEGKGKESFMLAIKDYRVWALFFIYAACFGVELTINNVAALYYHDQFHLDVKTAGLIAGLFGLMNIFARSLGGFFSDFFAKRMGLRGRVMFLFVGLLGEGILLMVFSQMAVLVLAVGTMIVFSLFVQMSEGATFGIVPFINRKALGAVAGIVGAGGNAGAVAAGFLFRSESITMQQGLLYLGVMVAVASFGTVLVRFSPAVQAAEQKAFDAALAERQRLKTEAGALS; this is translated from the coding sequence ATGGATATAAAAAATAAAGCAACACGGATAAATCTCTTTAGCTTAAAAACGATCCAGATGCGAACCTTTCATACCACATGGTTCGCGTTCTTCCTCGCATTTTTCGGTTGGTTTGGGATTGCTCCGCTTATGGCGATTGTGCGCGAAGACCTAATGTTAACAAAAACACAGATCGGTAATACGATTATCGCCTCTGTGGCAATTACGGTGCTGGTGCGTGTCTTAATCGGACCGCTCTGCGATAAGATCGGTTCCCGAAAGGCGTATACATGGCTCCTGATCCTCGGTTCGCTGCCTGTCATGGGTATCGGACTCGCTCAGAATTACGAATCGTTTCTGCTGTTCCGACTGGCAATCGGTGCAATCGGTGCGTCGTTCGTCATCACGCAGTATCACACGTCGGTGATGTTCGCACCGAATGTTATCGGCACAGCGAATGCGACGACAGCCGGGTGGGGGAACCTCGGCGGCGGTGTTACGCAGATGGTCATGCCGCTCATTTTTACGGCTATTCTCAGCTTCGGTGTGAGCGAATTCCTCGGATGGCGATTGGCGATGATTGTTCCCGGTATCGCGCTGTTTATCACTGGGTTTGCTTATTACTTCTTGACCCAAGATGCCCCCGATGGAAACTATAAGGAACTCCGTGAACGCGGTGAACTTGAACCTTCAGAGGGCAAAGGCAAGGAATCTTTCATGCTGGCGATTAAAGACTACCGCGTCTGGGCACTTTTCTTTATTTATGCCGCTTGTTTCGGGGTGGAATTAACCATTAACAACGTCGCTGCGCTCTACTATCACGATCAGTTCCACTTGGATGTCAAGACCGCGGGACTCATCGCTGGCTTGTTCGGTTTGATGAATATTTTTGCCCGAAGTCTCGGTGGGTTTTTCTCCGATTTCTTTGCGAAAAGGATGGGACTCCGCGGGCGTGTCATGTTCCTCTTCGTGGGACTGTTAGGTGAAGGGATCCTGTTGATGGTGTTCTCACAAATGGCGGTGCTCGTGCTTGCCGTTGGAACGATGATTGTCTTCAGTCTTTTCGTGCAGATGTCGGAAGGCGCGACGTTTGGAATCGTTCCGTTTATCAATAGAAAGGCGTTAGGAGCCGTAGCCGGTATCGTCGGCGCGGGTGGCAATGCTGGTGCCGTTGCAGCGGGTTTCCTGTTCCGGTCTGAGAGTATCACGATGCAGCAAGGCTTGCTGTATCTCGGTGTAATGGTTGCAGTTGCTTCGTTTGGGACAGTGTTAGTGAGATTCTCGCCCGCAGTCCAAGCTGCAGAGCAAAAGGCGTTTGATGCAGCACTCGCGGAGAGACAACGGCTGAAAACCGAAGCAGGTGCTTTATCCTAA
- a CDS encoding ferredoxin--nitrite reductase translates to MNESRSKKKVIPASRKVRSAPTAAAKKRKPKINAAEVLKQEKNGLEVINDIPNYIRNGWESIPANERDRLKWVGVFYRKQTPGAFMMRLRMSSGFSNAEQFRAIAEISEAHGPGFVDLTTRQQIQLRGFTIENVQHIWNRLEAVGLGSLQTGFDNIRGVIGCPVAGLTPNELFDASHVGREFTNLIVGNKEFTDIPRKFNVGITGCLDNCTHTASQDIALTPAVKEIDGQETKGFNVAVGGKMGSGGYTLAQPLDVFIIPEEASVLCADITLIFRDHGPRTARNKSRLAFLIADWGVEKFREELESRRHRKQPLLRAGKDARGKKKTDHTGIFSQKQPHLNYVGLVVPVGRITTTQLFEVARLAEEYGNGDIRLTQGQNLIITNVPDAKLGELTAEPLLHELRYDPSEVMRGMVSCTGIDYCHFSLIETKERAMEAIRHLEARLGNTKPLTIHWSGCPNGCGNHAAADIGLLGKRIKIDGVVTDAVDVFLKGDAGANPKVAPKVLENVPCDDLPQVLEGLVPYLSRR, encoded by the coding sequence GTGAACGAATCAAGATCAAAAAAGAAAGTTATTCCTGCAAGTCGAAAGGTGCGTTCAGCACCAACGGCGGCTGCGAAAAAAAGGAAGCCCAAGATAAACGCCGCAGAGGTCCTCAAACAAGAAAAAAACGGGCTTGAGGTGATCAACGACATTCCGAACTACATTCGGAACGGTTGGGAATCTATTCCGGCAAACGAACGCGACCGACTCAAATGGGTAGGTGTCTTTTACCGAAAACAGACCCCTGGGGCATTTATGATGCGGCTCCGCATGTCCAGCGGTTTTAGCAACGCCGAACAGTTCCGCGCCATCGCTGAAATCAGTGAGGCACACGGACCGGGATTTGTGGATCTCACGACGCGTCAGCAGATACAGCTCCGCGGTTTCACGATTGAAAATGTTCAGCACATCTGGAATCGGCTGGAAGCGGTCGGTTTAGGTTCACTCCAAACCGGTTTCGATAACATTCGCGGTGTAATTGGGTGCCCCGTCGCTGGGTTAACGCCGAACGAATTGTTTGACGCTTCGCATGTCGGCAGGGAATTCACGAACCTCATTGTCGGCAACAAGGAATTCACCGATATTCCACGCAAGTTTAATGTCGGTATCACGGGATGTTTGGATAACTGTACGCATACCGCCTCACAAGACATCGCGCTTACGCCTGCGGTAAAGGAGATTGATGGTCAGGAGACAAAAGGCTTTAACGTCGCTGTTGGCGGAAAGATGGGGTCTGGGGGGTACACACTGGCACAACCACTTGATGTGTTTATTATCCCTGAGGAAGCCTCGGTTTTGTGTGCGGATATTACGCTAATTTTTCGAGATCACGGACCTCGGACGGCTCGTAATAAATCTCGCCTCGCTTTTCTGATTGCAGACTGGGGTGTAGAAAAATTCCGGGAAGAATTAGAAAGTCGTCGGCATAGAAAACAACCGCTCCTGAGGGCGGGTAAAGATGCGCGCGGGAAGAAGAAGACTGACCATACCGGTATCTTCTCACAGAAACAGCCACATCTCAACTACGTCGGGCTTGTTGTCCCTGTCGGACGTATTACGACAACACAACTTTTCGAGGTCGCTCGGCTCGCGGAGGAATATGGCAACGGCGATATCCGTCTCACGCAGGGACAGAACCTGATTATTACCAACGTACCGGACGCAAAGCTCGGAGAATTAACCGCAGAACCGCTCCTACACGAACTCCGCTATGATCCTTCGGAAGTCATGCGCGGTATGGTGAGTTGCACAGGTATCGACTACTGCCACTTCTCACTGATTGAAACGAAAGAACGCGCGATGGAAGCGATCCGGCATTTGGAAGCGAGGCTTGGCAATACGAAACCGCTCACGATACATTGGTCTGGCTGTCCGAACGGGTGTGGCAATCACGCTGCCGCTGATATTGGACTGCTTGGTAAGAGAATTAAGATTGATGGTGTTGTTACCGATGCGGTGGACGTGTTCCTCAAAGGAGATGCTGGTGCAAACCCGAAAGTCGCGCCCAAAGTATTGGAAAATGTACCTTGTGACGATTTACCGCAAGTGCTTGAAGGACTCGTCCCTTACCTTTCACGGCGGTAA
- a CDS encoding ANTAR domain-containing protein, translating into MGASTTTPSVLIIDNNPERATSLVQILEASRYNVAVPLRLQEGLADQVSRIKPDIILIGVDFPGHAILDWVAALHEDYPCPTVMFSRDERSETIQAATRAGVSAYAVGKLTGARVKTIIEAAIARFYEFRALQEELEKTKTNLAERKIIERAKELVAQQRGCNEAQAYQILRKMAMNRRKRLAEVSQDILSVAEVLTNKL; encoded by the coding sequence ATGGGAGCAAGCACCACAACACCGAGCGTTTTAATCATTGATAACAACCCAGAGCGTGCAACTTCGTTAGTCCAAATTCTGGAAGCGAGTCGGTACAACGTCGCTGTGCCGCTGCGTCTACAGGAAGGTTTGGCGGATCAAGTCTCACGCATAAAGCCGGACATCATACTGATCGGTGTCGATTTTCCGGGGCACGCAATACTCGATTGGGTTGCGGCACTTCATGAGGACTATCCGTGTCCGACGGTCATGTTTTCGCGCGATGAACGGTCGGAGACGATTCAGGCGGCGACACGTGCGGGTGTGTCGGCGTATGCGGTCGGGAAACTCACCGGTGCCAGAGTTAAAACGATCATCGAGGCAGCCATCGCTCGATTTTATGAATTCCGGGCATTGCAAGAGGAACTCGAAAAGACAAAAACAAACCTTGCTGAACGCAAAATCATTGAACGTGCAAAGGAGCTTGTCGCCCAGCAACGTGGCTGTAATGAAGCGCAGGCGTATCAAATTTTACGAAAAATGGCGATGAATCGCAGAAAGCGGCTCGCAGAAGTCTCGCAGGATATTCTGTCGGTTGCAGAAGTGTTGACAAATAAATTATAG
- a CDS encoding methyltransferase domain-containing protein, which yields MDTQLRDYPLTSTVVKLKTGRVQLTLIEEPDWFLEQLSREDTEGKLYLPYWTYLWESSIGLARHVETLGAQLREAPTLEIGCGFGLTGIVACRMDAKVVFTDAEREALRFAHHNAEQNGVEKRADFVQMDWNTPCFNCKFRYILAADVIYEEHHWQPIATLLQDYLTPNGVALFSEPNRKNAIGFFKLLNDNGFTYQKSIYPVKLDGRTNRVSIYTVRRVNA from the coding sequence ATGGACACCCAATTACGAGACTACCCCCTCACAAGTACCGTCGTTAAGTTGAAGACCGGTCGCGTACAACTCACACTTATAGAAGAACCCGATTGGTTCCTCGAACAACTCAGTCGAGAGGACACTGAAGGTAAACTCTATCTCCCTTACTGGACCTATCTCTGGGAATCTTCTATCGGTCTTGCTCGCCATGTAGAGACACTTGGCGCACAACTCAGAGAAGCACCGACTCTTGAGATCGGGTGTGGGTTTGGACTCACAGGAATTGTCGCATGTCGGATGGATGCGAAAGTGGTTTTCACGGACGCGGAACGCGAAGCACTCCGCTTCGCGCACCACAACGCGGAACAAAACGGCGTTGAAAAGAGAGCCGATTTCGTCCAGATGGATTGGAATACGCCCTGCTTCAACTGCAAATTCCGCTATATTCTCGCCGCCGATGTTATCTATGAAGAACACCACTGGCAACCGATTGCGACTTTACTTCAAGATTACCTTACCCCAAACGGTGTTGCCCTCTTTTCCGAGCCAAACCGAAAGAACGCTATCGGATTTTTCAAATTGCTCAATGACAACGGCTTTACCTATCAGAAATCTATTTATCCTGTTAAGTTGGACGGAAGGACTAACCGAGTTTCTATCTACACCGTCCGACGCGTAAACGCGTGA
- a CDS encoding outer membrane lipoprotein-sorting protein, translated as MTKLRNKTQNKSRGLKVWFLLALTVPVCVLVQADEHVPDVETIVKKIDQLYRSETSHAEMEMHIVTPHWERTLAMTVWTQGMNKTFIRITAPKKEQGVATLRIGNEMWNYLPKTNKTMKIPPSMMMGSWMGSDFTNDDLVRESSMLDDYTYQYVTPEDASADHLYVQLTPKEDSPIVWGKIVAAVQSDDYIPVWQRFYDEKGNLMRVMNFKEIKTFGDKIAPSLMEMIPQNKEGHKTVVRWLNATFDSDIDDKIFTRRNLQRRR; from the coding sequence ATGACGAAATTGAGAAATAAAACACAGAATAAATCGCGGGGTTTGAAGGTCTGGTTTTTGCTTGCGCTGACTGTTCCGGTTTGTGTGTTGGTGCAAGCCGATGAGCATGTTCCTGATGTTGAAACTATCGTCAAAAAGATTGATCAACTCTATCGGAGCGAGACAAGCCATGCCGAGATGGAGATGCACATCGTCACGCCACATTGGGAACGCACGCTCGCAATGACGGTTTGGACACAGGGGATGAACAAGACTTTTATCCGAATTACGGCACCCAAGAAAGAACAGGGAGTCGCGACACTGCGTATCGGGAACGAGATGTGGAACTATCTGCCGAAGACAAACAAGACGATGAAGATCCCGCCATCAATGATGATGGGGTCGTGGATGGGTTCCGATTTTACGAATGACGACTTGGTCCGGGAGTCGTCGATGCTCGACGATTATACTTATCAGTACGTTACACCAGAAGACGCATCCGCGGATCATCTCTATGTCCAGCTGACACCAAAAGAGGATTCTCCAATCGTTTGGGGCAAGATTGTTGCCGCCGTGCAGTCCGACGATTATATACCGGTGTGGCAGCGGTTCTATGACGAGAAAGGGAACCTGATGCGAGTGATGAACTTCAAAGAGATCAAGACCTTTGGTGACAAAATCGCGCCATCCCTGATGGAGATGATTCCACAGAACAAAGAAGGACACAAAACGGTTGTCCGATGGTTGAATGCAACTTTCGATTCGGACATCGACGATAAAATCTTCACACGCCGAAATCTTCAGAGAAGAAGATAG
- a CDS encoding ABC transporter permease, translated as MQLSIRTSTIKSSHAEIFREEDRLDGTRRVPTTMILKIAFRNIFRQKRRTILTALAMIVGFTLLSLTIGLSDGAYGNIIAMFTRNRIGHIQVHRDGYLDKPSLYKTIDNTSAVGETIQRIVGVEAWTPRVYGAGLGSVGEKSTGVQIIGVDVARETAATRFDQKVVEGRTLSETPSHEAVIGKGLAKIVSATVDSEIVIVSQGADGSIANDVYKIVGIAESGDDLTDRVACYLHIEDAQELLVLAERVHEIVVIVSNINRVNKITGAIETQLNDPTLDVAPWQVVAKSFYRAMRTDQQGDMIGRLVIMLIVAMGVLNTVLMSVLERTREYGVLKAVGTKPVQIFWLVVCEVVIIALGSICVGALLGALINYLFSIYGFPYPEEITYGGMKLKTLYAEVNVRCLVTPAIIVMLSATIFSLFPAIKAARIMPAKAMRTH; from the coding sequence ATGCAACTTTCGATTCGGACATCGACGATAAAATCTTCACACGCCGAAATCTTCAGAGAAGAAGATAGGTTAGACGGCACGCGGCGCGTGCCTACTACTATGATACTTAAGATTGCGTTTCGTAATATCTTCCGCCAAAAACGGCGTACAATCCTTACCGCCCTCGCGATGATTGTCGGTTTTACGCTCTTATCGCTAACTATTGGCTTGTCCGACGGTGCGTATGGGAATATTATTGCGATGTTTACGCGCAACCGTATCGGACACATTCAGGTGCATCGCGACGGGTATCTCGATAAACCGTCGCTCTACAAAACGATCGACAACACCTCTGCTGTAGGTGAGACGATTCAGCGTATTGTAGGCGTTGAAGCGTGGACCCCACGTGTCTACGGGGCAGGACTCGGCTCGGTTGGTGAAAAGAGTACAGGTGTACAAATCATTGGGGTTGATGTGGCACGTGAAACCGCAGCAACCCGTTTTGACCAAAAAGTCGTTGAAGGTAGGACACTCAGCGAAACGCCATCGCATGAGGCAGTTATTGGGAAAGGGTTGGCGAAAATTGTGTCTGCAACGGTTGACAGTGAAATTGTAATCGTTTCACAGGGGGCTGACGGTTCGATTGCGAACGACGTGTATAAAATCGTCGGTATCGCAGAGAGCGGAGACGACCTAACGGACCGCGTGGCGTGTTATCTGCACATTGAAGACGCTCAAGAATTGCTTGTGCTCGCCGAACGCGTTCACGAAATTGTTGTGATTGTCTCAAACATCAACCGGGTCAATAAAATTACGGGCGCAATCGAAACGCAACTCAATGATCCGACGCTTGATGTAGCACCGTGGCAGGTGGTCGCCAAATCCTTTTATCGCGCCATGCGAACCGATCAACAAGGTGATATGATCGGTCGTCTGGTGATTATGCTGATTGTTGCTATGGGTGTCCTCAATACAGTGCTGATGTCGGTGCTGGAACGGACGCGTGAATACGGTGTGCTGAAGGCAGTCGGGACAAAACCGGTGCAAATCTTCTGGCTCGTCGTTTGCGAAGTGGTCATCATAGCACTGGGCAGTATCTGTGTTGGCGCGCTCCTTGGGGCCTTGATTAACTATCTGTTCTCTATATACGGTTTCCCTTACCCTGAAGAAATTACCTATGGCGGCATGAAACTCAAGACGTTGTATGCTGAAGTCAACGTTCGATGTCTGGTTACTCCAGCTATCATCGTTATGTTATCAGCGACGATCTTCAGTCTGTTTCCTGCGATAAAAGCTGCGCGTATTATGCCTGCGAAGGCGATGCGGACACATTGA